The Mauremys reevesii isolate NIE-2019 linkage group 1, ASM1616193v1, whole genome shotgun sequence genome segment ttccaaagaAGGCTGGATAGTCATTGTTTGGGATGTTTTAGATGCAACCAATCCTGCATTTTGACAGGGAGTTAGAATAGAGGATACTTTTGGTCCCTTCTCATCCTGTggatctatgattctgtgatgtaaaatcctagtgtaaaATCCTAATCCTAAAACTAGGTCTTAGTCACACACAAGTTATGGAGCCCAGTACAGGGTAACTGACTGACATTTAATGGCttgtgttattcaggaggtcagactggatgatcaaatggtcccttctgacactAAACCCTATGAACCTATCGATAAAGTAACTAGATCAGATATTAATATTTACTGTGTCTCACAACACACAAAAAAGGGAACATTCAATTacattgaaagtctgaacatataacactGATAAAAGAAAATTGTTAACATAATCCATATTAGGCCTATGGGTCATCAGCTGCAGATGGGGATGCACAGAAAAGTGTTACATTTTGGTCCATGATACTAGAGCAAACTCATCACCAGTAGAATAAGTCCTGGGATGCTTCATGGCTATGCAGAGTGGAAAGGACCACAAACCTATTCTCTAGCCCATCACTCCCATGTTGCACTGAgtttgtcgagcaggtgagctgcacagcaagagatgggtacctgtgatttctgagatggaagtgtcttccctgggaatccccttCAGGTATCCATGATccacacctctctcaccccaATATCTGAAGCAACAACCCACTCTGAGAGCTGACCAGGGATATGCACCTTTCATAATATAGCTTTGTGAAATCCCAGTGGGGTTCACCCAGCCTCTAGTGGAGAAGTGGCATCTTAATGTAAACAGGCTAGAGAAAAGCCTGTCTGCAATTCTGTGCTATTTATCCAGCTTTAGAAGTAAAtagtaattaagggaccttcccaaagggagatgagaactcttgggctctgtggctgagtcagagaggaattggctgctctgtgtatttgtacatatttaaaaattatagttgattaGTAAAAAAAACTAGGGATAATGCCTAGGTGGCCTCATGGCCTGATACCCTGTAAATGCCCAAGTTGGATGGGTAGACAGTAGACAGACAGATCTAGAAAAAGATCGCTGAGGGGAGATAGAAACATTTTTCTGCAGACAGACAGCTAAATCTGGCCTTAAGGCCTCTTGGCTGGGAGCATCTTCATGTGCTGGGACCCCTGCTCAGGGTCCCCCCTTGCTTTCTCCAACtggcattaccagcagatcgagggacgtgatcattcccctctattcaacattggtgaggcctcatctggagtactgtgccctggctgggatgatttagctgggaattggtcctgatttgagcagggggtcagactacatgcctcctgaggtcccttccaaccctgatattctatgattctcactTCACCTTACACCAGACTGCTCCAGTCCcagctccagtcccagctccagccccagcactgctgctgctcttcctccagctccctgggctgcttctctgtccCCTCTGGTTagggctggtgcagctctgctgtggctctgctcccatcactgacctgctccctgggatgtttctctgacccctctggctctggctgcAGATCTGCTCCCAGATCATCCtgggcccctgctcccccccttaGCTCGGCCACTCTCTGGCCCAGCTAGCCCCAGCTGATATGGAGTATAGATCCCCTTGGCCTCCTGACTTCCTAtttggcctgcctgccctgtcaatccaGCTGACCcagagctttggcctctccccattatCCCAGGGGCCTCTCAGTCTCAGAGGCCTGTTTTCCCATggacccttccccttccttttgtTATTAAAAGTCGGCCAATCAAAAATCCTCTCTTACTTTTAGtgaggggccaacagtccctttcCATCCCCCCGGCTAAAATTCTCCCATAGCCACAATGTTCACACCAGCTCCCATATTAACACCATTTACCTGCATTATATTATATAAAAGAACCTAtaaacaactaataaaagaagATTTAACATATTTAACATCCCATGTCCACTTCTATACACTATACATGACAATACTCATTAAAACATTACATAGAACCAATAACACAGTCATCTATAGGTTTAACAGCCAGTAACATCTTAGTAGTTCTCAGGGGCCTTCTTAAGACTGGTGCTTTGTTACCCATACTTCATATTCACAGAAGTGGACAAGGTGAGTCATGCCTGACCAAAATGATTGCCTTCTctgatgagataactagcactgtggatatggggaaagtgatgtatgtgatatatcttgactttaacaaagcttttgatactgtctcccaaagtattcttgccagcaagttaaaaagtatggattggataaaTGGAGTATAAAGTGGATATACAACTGGCTACATCATTGGGCTATACAGCTCAATGCTTAATCGgaatcaagcagagtgccccaagggtctgtcctggTGCCGTTCTTTTTTCAACATCCTCATTAATGATCTGCATGATGGGATGCATTGTCCATGAGGTTCAAcatggacaagtgcagagtcctgcacttaggacagaagaatcccatgcactgctacagactagggagagactggctaagcggcagttctgcagaaaaggacctggggatcacAGTGCacaagaagctagatatgagtcagcagtgtgcccttatACCTAACAAGGCTAACGGCATAATGGGCTGCATTTCCACGATCATtggcagcagattgagggaagtgattattcccctctattcggcattggtgacgacatatctggagtattgtgtccagttttgggccccccactacagaagggatgtggacaatttggagagagtccagcgtagggaaatgaaaatgactagggggctgaggcacatgacttaccagtcgaggctgagggaactgggcctatttagtctgcagaagagaagaatgagggggggatttgatagcagccttcaactaccttatggggggttccaaagaggatggagctcggctcaTGGCTTTTACGAGttttggcagatgacagaacaaggaggaattgtctcaagttgcagtgggggaggactaGACTGGATATTAGGAgacgctatttcactaggagggtggtgaagcactggaatgggttccctagggaggtggtggaatctccttccttagaggtttttaaggtcaggcttgacaaagccctggctgggatgtttcTATTGGTGtttggacctgctttgagcagggggttggactagatacctcctcaggtctcttccaaccctgatattctgtgagtctgtgattctatgagccTCAAGGAGTTCAAACTCTCATGCAATGCAAGAGGATCTGGGAGGAAATTCTGACTGAGTTTTGAGGTGTGCTACTGCCAATATACTATTCAGGGTTGTATTTTCTCCTGCAATAGTATTTTGACTTTTGCTTGCCTGTTTGACTTTTTGATATACATATATTGTTATTAATATGtgtaaacaaaggacaaagaTACTGAGTATTTTGCTTCTGACTAGCCAGAGTGGGAACTCGTAAGTGCAGTTAAATTGTTAGTTGAGTGCACACTTTAAAGATTGCTTTAACCCCTGTCTCAAGGCAAGTTCAAGCAACCAGTTGGGAGGGGCGACAGGGTATTGGGGGAAAGGTATAAAACATAAAAGGCCGAAGTAATGCCTACCCCTGTTCatagcacaacctcactcctttctcctcccatggggtacaaaagTGGTGGGATGAAGACCCCAGACCCATGACCCCCCCAAACCAGAACATGACCATCACGTGTAAGGTGTGCCATAagcagacagttaagggttaatgcctcttttacctgtaaagggttaagaagttcacctagcctagctgacacctgaccagaggagccaatggggggacaagatgttttcaaagagggaggagagaaatCAGTCTTTTGTCGTTCAAAAAAGTTTGAGccggagtgaaggatccaggaatcagccatcaaacatttcttaaaagtagtaagtgtttagagaatgaatgtattagattatgttttttttcttttgtgacttcatttttgcataagagggagaatcaaattgggtttcttttgtgtaactttaagtttttgcccagagggacatcttctgtgttttgaatctgttgtctgtgagagtagcttgcatgctaatctcacagaggtattcatttcactctttttctttaattaaaagttctctgttaagaacctgattgatttttccttgttttaagatccaagggtttcttggatctgggctcaccaggaattggttggaggtgaatcagtctcaatcctaccaggaaaagggggataaagatgggaaatatttggggggaaaacagagtttccaaatgactctcccataaatgtttgtttaaactatttggtggtggcagctactagatctaagctggtaaataagcttaggggttattcACGCAGGCCACCACCTCTGTAccccaaagttcagagtggggatgaCACCTTGACAGCATGCATTTCTGaggagtggggaatcagaacacTAGGAAACAAGGCTCTGCATCATCAGAGTTATGGTACACATGCTTGTGGGAAACTAACCCCAttaaatatcatattgcctgcactttggacctctggtcttctgctttctgtctgcgtgacaagaaccagaggagagggtgaagggaaagccctgtaACACCTTGGTGCCGTGATTCGGATACATCATGTTGGATGGGTGAGTAGCAGCCAGGTAAGTCCTCCTCTGCAACAGCCCATGAGGGCTCTCGTGATGGTCATTGTGTGTTCTGTGAAGCCACCGAAatggaatttttaaataaatggataAAGAAAATCAGGGCCCTTATCAGGTGTGGGGTCGACCTGGGATGAGAttgggaaggagatgggggagcTTTTTGGAGATCCCTAGGGAAAGGAATATCAGAAAAGGGAAATGTTACTACCAGGTTTGTGTGTGGGGATGTCATACTCGGTAAAACAGGAAGCTGATCTACTGCAACATATAAAGGATTTGGAGAAAATAGTGGATCAACAATGGAAAAATAGATACTAGCAGTGGAGGTAGCGTATTTTAAGACATGcgtcctaaaactgcattagcttttttaacagctatatcacattggtggctcatagtcatcctatgatcaaccaatactccgaggtccttctcctcctctggtacttccaactgatatgtctccaaattataactaaaattcttgttgttaatccctaaatgcatgaccttgcacttttcactgttaaatttcatcctattactattactccagtttacaaggtcatccagatcttcctgtatgatatcccggtcctgctctgtgttagcaatacctcccagctttgtgtcatccgcaaactttattagcacattcccgctttttgtgccaaggttagTAATAAAAAGgataaataagattggtcccaaaactgatccctgaggaactccactagtaacctccctccagcctgacagttcacctttcagtatgacctgttgtagtctcccctttaaccagttccttatccacctttcaattttcatattgatccccatcttttccaatttagctaataattccccatctggaaccgtgtcaaatgccttactgaaatcgaggtaaattagatccacagAATTACATCGaccattgtgttgcccagtcctcacctttgtagctcttcagaaTCAttctcaccatttattcctaccctttgagTCCTTTCTTTAAACGGGAGTACCTggcaatgctttcaggatcatctaacaagccttaatttaatttaatgacacgccttttgttatcttaatcacccaGCCTCTGTTTATTAACAAATTCTCTGTCCCAAGGGTGGAAGCTGGAAGCAGCATGGAACTCATGACATATCACACTCAAGCAGTGTTGCAAGTGACAGCTCCATCTCGGGCTTCGGTGTGCACCGTGAGCAGATTGCAGGTATGAAATCAAAGTGGGCTAAAGGCCTCTGACCTCCCTAAATGTTGCCTCTGCCTAGTTGtgctccctctgctccagggctgggatggAAGCTATTCACTCATGTTTGTTTGTATGAACCATCTTATGTCTTTGGGCTTTTACTGTGCTCTTCGCTCACACTCCTTTTGCCCAAGGGAAGGAGGCTGGGGTGGAGGCATCTGTCTATAAATAAGTTGGTCATTAAAGACTATCAGCCATTAACAAGATCTCGCTGGGACAGAAGAAGGGAGTAACTGCATTCTAGATAGAAACCCCTTTTCTCCAGCATCTCTGCAGAGGGTTGGGCATGGAATGAATGGAATTTCCCCAGAAGAGGGAACAGAATGAGGAGGTCGTCATCAgatgctaccagtgtggtgctctgctctgttcaatgttgatatcagtcAGCTGcatgcgtgttccctctgtgtgccgcCCCGGCTCTgggcagatagctgacacagcaaaccccgagagaacccctaatgaccacagactctagtaaggtacgaaggcacccggccaggttattgttgaagagaaacacagtctccagctcccctgcatagaagtccaaggtgctgctaagtgctgagtgggtctaatatttatttaattttctttctttatacagGAATTAAATACAGTTATCCTGTCACCAACTGCTAAGTTATCTGCCAAAAAAGTAGAATTttctaagtagcccctggaatcatgatTAAAGTTGCCATTCCTACCAGATTCTGAAATGGGGCTTGCTTGCcactggggatggagggagggaggtggaaatGATGCAGCAAGTGTCAGGGGGAGGGGAATAGAGGAGCAAGTGACAACTGTGCGGCCTTGGggcaaagaagcagagcaggggcagagccttgggagaagaggtggggcaaggggtgggttttcaggggtccagttaccagcaattaggaAGGAGGCAACCCAGTGAATGGTACATGGACTGATTCCCCAGTTTGTCATGCTGACATAGCACAGTAATATCAGGAAAGGGTTTAAGTCTCTCTGACTATCCAGCAAGTGATTCAGGAAAAAGGCCCAGCACCATGTCcccagtgatctcagctcagagCGCGGTCTGAGAGCCAAAGCAacaggagaaaactttaggttCTTTTATGAGTAAAGAGTCGGAGCAGCCTCTCCCTGATCTGTTTGGTGCTCACCCCATAGATGACAGGATTTAGCATGGGGGGCCCCAAAAGGTACATGTTGGCAATAAGAATATGTAAATGTTGGGGCACATTGTGGCCATATCGGTGCGTGAGGAAGGAGAACAGAGGTGGGATGTAAGACACTAaaatgacacagaggtgggagacacaggtctgaaaagtcttgagccgggcgtcctttgtggggaggctgaagatggccctgaggatctgggtgtAGGACACTgtgataaaaaacacatccagaccAGTCACCAAGATTGCCACAGAGAGGCTGTAGTAACTACTGACACGGATGTCAgtgcaggccagcttcaccacagccatgtgctcacagtatgtgtgggggatgatgttggttctgcaatatggccactgcctcgCCAGGAATAGTAGGGGCAGTATGAGCATGCCACcacgcagcaccacggccaggccaaTCTTGGCCACCACCGGGTTtgccaggatggtggaatgtctcaggggatcacagatggccacatagcgatcgaaagccatggccacgaggatcCCAGACCCCGTCactgagaagcagtgaatgaagtacatctgggtgaggcaggcactgaaatcgatctcactggaattgaaccagaagatgctcagcattttgggcaggatGGACGTGCACAGGACCAGGTCgctgacagccagcatgcagaggaaatagtacatgggcccatgcAGGCTCAGCTCTGTTAtcacgatgaacaggatggtgaagttccccaagacggctatggcgtacatggcggagaaggggatggagatccagacatgggcagcctccaggccgggaatgcccagcaggatgaaggtggaggggttggtgaagtcggttgtgttggaatctgacatggagtcggggagaaggtgtccaactctgaggtaGAACGGTGTTTCCTGCACATACCGTACGTTCCCCTGACTTCCTTTATGTGTCCAGAGTCTAGGGTGATGTTCGCAGTACAAATGCCTGGACAGAGAGAGACAATGTTACTATGGGGCACTACATGCACaactggaggctgttctcatgggtaAAGCAGATTGGTCGcccttcacacactgaaaaatgacattttcattattcagataaatgaattatgaacaaTTGAACCTACTAAtgccaattccatattttatggTTCTCCACGCATCAACAATTCCTACACTTCTGGGACTGTTTAATttagagaagagaaaaaataagggGGCAAGTGATAGAGGAAGACAAAATAAAAGAATGGAACTGATTAagacccagcttgacaaagccctggctgggatgatttagttggtgggactagatgacccctgaggtcccttccaaccctgatattctatgattctgtgattctctaTTAAAATGGAGAAACAGAAAACAGTTCCCAACCTGTATTATCTATAGACACTTAGTACTTCAAAGGGGCTAATTCTCCAAAGCTGAGGCAAATTATCAGCAAAACTGACTGGGAGGAAAAAATTAGACAAAAAAATGGGAATGAAATTTGGGAGTTCTTCATGGAGAGTATATTAGATAGCTAAAAAGCCTTGATTCTACAGTCAAGAAAGTGGACAACTTTACCTAAAAACTCCATTcaaagggaaagggaaaataACTGTTAGAGGGGGAAAAATCAgtatgtaaaatggggaaaatggaATAAAGATAGCAAGCAATGCAAATTGgaagttatgaaaattgataAGGGCATTGATAAGACATCAGGGAATATCCATGcctggcagggctcagggtgACAAAAATGAGATTATTGATGTACATTAAGAACAGAAGAAATCCTAGAAAAGGTTTAGACCAATTCCTAGAGAGTGAAAGGAAACTTTTTAATGTAGCTGAAAAGTTAGATGTGTTCATGAAATAgatttgttctgcatttggagaTAAGCGGTATGTGGTACTCATATCACACAAggtgatgaaatactttccagtcCATCAGCTGTCGGGGAGGCTGTTTAACAGcatttacagtagaaccttagagtgatgaacaccagagttatgcaCTGACCGAACAACCACACATCTCACTCAGAACCGGAGGTACGcgatcagcagcagcagagccacaaaaaggaaaaaacccacaaaaacaaaTTCAGGCCTAATGCTATTCAATGTTTTCATGAacaatctggaagaaaatataaaatcactgcagataaaatttgTGGACGTCTCAAAGATTGGCAGAGTGTGTGCAATGAGGAGGCCAGAGCAGGCAGACAGATTTATCAGGAGCATTTGGCAATATTGGCCCATGCAAACtaaatgttttaatacagtcGCATGCAAAGTGATCCTCTTGGAGCAGGGAATGCAGGCCCGACCCATAGACTACAGCAGTGTATCATGGAATGCAGGGAGCCTCAAAAGAATTTAGGGGTCATTGCGAACACCCATCCAGCTCATcgtgagctcccagtgggatgctgtggccaaaaggactgatgtgatccttggatgcataaacaggggactgTTCAGTTGGAGCAGaggaaggattttacctctgcatgtGGCATTGGTGAAACCACCTGCGTCCACTTGTggggtccacatttcaaaaaggatgttgaaaaattggagaaaagaGCCCCCCAAATAAGtggaggctggagaaaatgccggATAGTAAGAGACCTAAAGAGTCTATTTAccttattaaaaaacaacaacaacaacaacaaacaatcAAGAGATACATTCCTGGTTAGAAAAAAAAGCGGTTAATAATTAGCTCTTTAACCTGGCAGAGAAAGGGCAGCGCAAGACACAGGTGGAAATGACAGCCAGA includes the following:
- the LOC120388801 gene encoding olfactory receptor 52N2-like: MSDSNTTDFTNPSTFILLGIPGLEAAHVWISIPFSAMYAIAVLGNFTILFIVITELSLHGPMYYFLCMLAVSDLVLCTSILPKMLSIFWFNSSEIDFSACLTQMYFIHCFSVTGSGILVAMAFDRYVAICDPLRHSTILANPVVAKIGLAVVLRGGMLILPLLFLARQWPYCRTNIIPHTYCEHMAVVKLACTDIRVSSYYSLSVAILVTGLDVFFITVSYTQILRAIFSLPTKDARLKTFQTCVSHLCVILVSYIPPLFSFLTHRYGHNVPQHLHILIANMYLLGPPMLNPVIYGVSTKQIRERLLRLFTHKRT